From one Anguilla rostrata isolate EN2019 chromosome 12, ASM1855537v3, whole genome shotgun sequence genomic stretch:
- the numbl gene encoding numb-like protein isoform X1 codes for MSFDSGDGEAVEAIELRCVSGGQEARGATGCLDQKAPSQRDQDLEMNKLRQSLRRKKPTYVPEASRPHQWQADEEAVRKGKCNFPVRYLGLVEVDESRGMHVCEEAVKKLKVSGKKSVKAVLWVSADGLRVVDDKTKDLIVDQTIEKVSFCAPDRNYDKAFSYICRDGTTRRWICHCFMALKDSGERLSHAVGCAFAACLERKQRREKECGVTASFDASRTSFVREGSFRVTSAGQQPDREDIMKQLQEKKKAEPPCAIPAMPPGAASPPEGAASPVDRAEPGGPHAIPRRHAPIEQLVRQGSFRGFPALSQKNSPFKRQLSLRLNDLPSTLQRKTDFQTKNPVPEMDLTVSGEADSINALCCQINSSFTKPSDDLFATANGVPACTAPPAIPPPPPPQQASTAWVQAEPAAQSPPPVQSGHKRTPSEAERWLEEVAKTVKAQQQQQVLPLAPPLAQPLPQLAPPPIPTLPAPPGSLPTSMQPFPMAFDATPAPVGMYGQPPLQPAFVPMQAYMPALANSMTYPNASVPVVGITPSQMVANVFCTATSSSGGGAKAGPLGGPAHHAFPAHSGGFSTAPFANPPAVNGLPPNPVPAATANQNGASNGAGWPVEAAQQPAPPTDSQEAARFEAQWAALETKTPPKAPNPFSNDLKKTFEIEL; via the exons TTCGGCAGAGCCTGCGCAGGAAAAAGCCCACCTATGTGCCCGAGGCCAGCCGGCCCCACCAGTGGCAGGCCGACGAGGAGGCCGTGCGCAAGGGCAAATGCAACTTCCCCGTCCGG tATTTGGGCCTGGTGGAGGTGGATGAGTCCAGGGGGATGCACGTGTGTGAAGAGGCAGTGAAGAAGCTCAAAGTT AGCGGGAAGAAGTCGGTCAaagctgtgctgtgggtgtCAGCAGATGGCCTGAGGGTCGTGGATGACAAAACCAAG GACCTCATCGTGGACCAGACCATCGAGAAGGTGTCGTTCTGCGCGCCCGACAGGAACTATGACAAGGCGTTCTCGTACATCTGCCGCGACGGCACCACGCGCCGCTGGATATGCCACTGCTTCATGGCCCTGAAGGACTCG ggggagcgccTGAGTCACGCGGTGGGCTGCGCCTTCGCCGCCTGCCTCGAGCGGAAGCAGCGGAGGGAGAAGGAGTGCGGGGTCACCGCCTCCTTCGACGCCAGCCGCACCTCCTTCGTGCGCGAGGGGTCCTTCCGGGTCACCTCGGCCGGCCAGCAGCCCGACCGCGAGGACATCATgaagcagctgcaggagaagaagaaag CGGAGCCCCCGTGCGCCATCCCCGCCATGCCGCCGGGCGCCGCCTCCCCCCCGGAGGGCGCGGCCTCGCCGGTGGACCgggcggagccgggggggcCCCACGCCATCCCCCGGCGCCACGCCCCCATCGAGCAGCTGGTGCGGCAGGGCTCCTTCCGCGGCTTCCCCGCCCTCAGCCAGAAGAACTCGCCCTTCAAGCGGCAGCTGTCCCTGCGGCTGAACGACCTGCCGTCCACCCTGCAGCGCAAGACCGACTTCCAGACCAAGAACCCCG TTCCAGAGATGGACCTGACCGTGTCGGGCGAGGCGGACAGCATCAACGCCCTCTGCTGCCAAATCAACAGCTCTTTCACCAAGCCCTCCGACGACCTTTTCGCTACCGCTAACggcgtcccagcatgcacggCGCCGCCCGccatcccccctccacccccgccccagcaAG CCTCAACCGCGTGGGTGCAGGCGGAGCCAGCGGCTCAGTCCCCGCCCCCCGTGCAGAGCGGGCACAAGCGGACCCCCTCGGAGGCGGAGCGTTGGCTGGAGGAGGTGGCCAAGACTGTGaaggcccagcagcagcagcaggtcctgcctctagccccgcccctcgctcAGCCACTCCCccagctggccccgccccccatacCCACCCTGCCCGCCCCACCGGGGTCCCTGCCCACCTCCATGCAGCCCTTCCCCATGGCGTTCGacgccacccccgcccccgtggGCATGTACGGGCAGCCGCCCCTGCAGCCCGCCTTCGTGCCCATGCAGGCCTACATGCCCGCGCTGGCCAACAGCATGACCTACCCCAACGCCAGCGTTCCCGTGGTGGGCATCACGCCCTCCCAGATGGTGGCCAACGTCTTCTGCACCGCGACCAGCtccagcgggggcggggccaaggcCGGCCCCCtcggaggccccgcccaccacgcCTTCCCCGCCCACTCCGGAGGATTCTCCACGGCCCCCTTCGCCAACCCGCCGGCCGTCAACGGGCTCCCGCCCAACCCCGTCCCCGCCGCCACGGCCAATCAGAACGGCGCCAGCAACGGCGCCGGGTGGCCCGTGGAGGCGGCCCAGcagccggccccgcccaccgacTCCCAGGAGGCCGCTCGGTTTGAGGCCCAGTGGGCGGCCCTGGAGACCAAAACGCCGCCCAAGGCGCCCAACCCCTTTTCCAACGACCTGAAAAAGACCTTTGAGATCGAGCTTTAA
- the numbl gene encoding numb-like protein isoform X2, whose product MSFDSGDGEAVEAIELSDQDLEMNKLRQSLRRKKPTYVPEASRPHQWQADEEAVRKGKCNFPVRYLGLVEVDESRGMHVCEEAVKKLKVSGKKSVKAVLWVSADGLRVVDDKTKDLIVDQTIEKVSFCAPDRNYDKAFSYICRDGTTRRWICHCFMALKDSGERLSHAVGCAFAACLERKQRREKECGVTASFDASRTSFVREGSFRVTSAGQQPDREDIMKQLQEKKKAEPPCAIPAMPPGAASPPEGAASPVDRAEPGGPHAIPRRHAPIEQLVRQGSFRGFPALSQKNSPFKRQLSLRLNDLPSTLQRKTDFQTKNPVPEMDLTVSGEADSINALCCQINSSFTKPSDDLFATANGVPACTAPPAIPPPPPPQQASTAWVQAEPAAQSPPPVQSGHKRTPSEAERWLEEVAKTVKAQQQQQVLPLAPPLAQPLPQLAPPPIPTLPAPPGSLPTSMQPFPMAFDATPAPVGMYGQPPLQPAFVPMQAYMPALANSMTYPNASVPVVGITPSQMVANVFCTATSSSGGGAKAGPLGGPAHHAFPAHSGGFSTAPFANPPAVNGLPPNPVPAATANQNGASNGAGWPVEAAQQPAPPTDSQEAARFEAQWAALETKTPPKAPNPFSNDLKKTFEIEL is encoded by the exons TTCGGCAGAGCCTGCGCAGGAAAAAGCCCACCTATGTGCCCGAGGCCAGCCGGCCCCACCAGTGGCAGGCCGACGAGGAGGCCGTGCGCAAGGGCAAATGCAACTTCCCCGTCCGG tATTTGGGCCTGGTGGAGGTGGATGAGTCCAGGGGGATGCACGTGTGTGAAGAGGCAGTGAAGAAGCTCAAAGTT AGCGGGAAGAAGTCGGTCAaagctgtgctgtgggtgtCAGCAGATGGCCTGAGGGTCGTGGATGACAAAACCAAG GACCTCATCGTGGACCAGACCATCGAGAAGGTGTCGTTCTGCGCGCCCGACAGGAACTATGACAAGGCGTTCTCGTACATCTGCCGCGACGGCACCACGCGCCGCTGGATATGCCACTGCTTCATGGCCCTGAAGGACTCG ggggagcgccTGAGTCACGCGGTGGGCTGCGCCTTCGCCGCCTGCCTCGAGCGGAAGCAGCGGAGGGAGAAGGAGTGCGGGGTCACCGCCTCCTTCGACGCCAGCCGCACCTCCTTCGTGCGCGAGGGGTCCTTCCGGGTCACCTCGGCCGGCCAGCAGCCCGACCGCGAGGACATCATgaagcagctgcaggagaagaagaaag CGGAGCCCCCGTGCGCCATCCCCGCCATGCCGCCGGGCGCCGCCTCCCCCCCGGAGGGCGCGGCCTCGCCGGTGGACCgggcggagccgggggggcCCCACGCCATCCCCCGGCGCCACGCCCCCATCGAGCAGCTGGTGCGGCAGGGCTCCTTCCGCGGCTTCCCCGCCCTCAGCCAGAAGAACTCGCCCTTCAAGCGGCAGCTGTCCCTGCGGCTGAACGACCTGCCGTCCACCCTGCAGCGCAAGACCGACTTCCAGACCAAGAACCCCG TTCCAGAGATGGACCTGACCGTGTCGGGCGAGGCGGACAGCATCAACGCCCTCTGCTGCCAAATCAACAGCTCTTTCACCAAGCCCTCCGACGACCTTTTCGCTACCGCTAACggcgtcccagcatgcacggCGCCGCCCGccatcccccctccacccccgccccagcaAG CCTCAACCGCGTGGGTGCAGGCGGAGCCAGCGGCTCAGTCCCCGCCCCCCGTGCAGAGCGGGCACAAGCGGACCCCCTCGGAGGCGGAGCGTTGGCTGGAGGAGGTGGCCAAGACTGTGaaggcccagcagcagcagcaggtcctgcctctagccccgcccctcgctcAGCCACTCCCccagctggccccgccccccatacCCACCCTGCCCGCCCCACCGGGGTCCCTGCCCACCTCCATGCAGCCCTTCCCCATGGCGTTCGacgccacccccgcccccgtggGCATGTACGGGCAGCCGCCCCTGCAGCCCGCCTTCGTGCCCATGCAGGCCTACATGCCCGCGCTGGCCAACAGCATGACCTACCCCAACGCCAGCGTTCCCGTGGTGGGCATCACGCCCTCCCAGATGGTGGCCAACGTCTTCTGCACCGCGACCAGCtccagcgggggcggggccaaggcCGGCCCCCtcggaggccccgcccaccacgcCTTCCCCGCCCACTCCGGAGGATTCTCCACGGCCCCCTTCGCCAACCCGCCGGCCGTCAACGGGCTCCCGCCCAACCCCGTCCCCGCCGCCACGGCCAATCAGAACGGCGCCAGCAACGGCGCCGGGTGGCCCGTGGAGGCGGCCCAGcagccggccccgcccaccgacTCCCAGGAGGCCGCTCGGTTTGAGGCCCAGTGGGCGGCCCTGGAGACCAAAACGCCGCCCAAGGCGCCCAACCCCTTTTCCAACGACCTGAAAAAGACCTTTGAGATCGAGCTTTAA
- the numbl gene encoding numb-like protein isoform X3, which translates to MNKLRQSLRRKKPTYVPEASRPHQWQADEEAVRKGKCNFPVRYLGLVEVDESRGMHVCEEAVKKLKVSGKKSVKAVLWVSADGLRVVDDKTKDLIVDQTIEKVSFCAPDRNYDKAFSYICRDGTTRRWICHCFMALKDSGERLSHAVGCAFAACLERKQRREKECGVTASFDASRTSFVREGSFRVTSAGQQPDREDIMKQLQEKKKAEPPCAIPAMPPGAASPPEGAASPVDRAEPGGPHAIPRRHAPIEQLVRQGSFRGFPALSQKNSPFKRQLSLRLNDLPSTLQRKTDFQTKNPVPEMDLTVSGEADSINALCCQINSSFTKPSDDLFATANGVPACTAPPAIPPPPPPQQASTAWVQAEPAAQSPPPVQSGHKRTPSEAERWLEEVAKTVKAQQQQQVLPLAPPLAQPLPQLAPPPIPTLPAPPGSLPTSMQPFPMAFDATPAPVGMYGQPPLQPAFVPMQAYMPALANSMTYPNASVPVVGITPSQMVANVFCTATSSSGGGAKAGPLGGPAHHAFPAHSGGFSTAPFANPPAVNGLPPNPVPAATANQNGASNGAGWPVEAAQQPAPPTDSQEAARFEAQWAALETKTPPKAPNPFSNDLKKTFEIEL; encoded by the exons TTCGGCAGAGCCTGCGCAGGAAAAAGCCCACCTATGTGCCCGAGGCCAGCCGGCCCCACCAGTGGCAGGCCGACGAGGAGGCCGTGCGCAAGGGCAAATGCAACTTCCCCGTCCGG tATTTGGGCCTGGTGGAGGTGGATGAGTCCAGGGGGATGCACGTGTGTGAAGAGGCAGTGAAGAAGCTCAAAGTT AGCGGGAAGAAGTCGGTCAaagctgtgctgtgggtgtCAGCAGATGGCCTGAGGGTCGTGGATGACAAAACCAAG GACCTCATCGTGGACCAGACCATCGAGAAGGTGTCGTTCTGCGCGCCCGACAGGAACTATGACAAGGCGTTCTCGTACATCTGCCGCGACGGCACCACGCGCCGCTGGATATGCCACTGCTTCATGGCCCTGAAGGACTCG ggggagcgccTGAGTCACGCGGTGGGCTGCGCCTTCGCCGCCTGCCTCGAGCGGAAGCAGCGGAGGGAGAAGGAGTGCGGGGTCACCGCCTCCTTCGACGCCAGCCGCACCTCCTTCGTGCGCGAGGGGTCCTTCCGGGTCACCTCGGCCGGCCAGCAGCCCGACCGCGAGGACATCATgaagcagctgcaggagaagaagaaag CGGAGCCCCCGTGCGCCATCCCCGCCATGCCGCCGGGCGCCGCCTCCCCCCCGGAGGGCGCGGCCTCGCCGGTGGACCgggcggagccgggggggcCCCACGCCATCCCCCGGCGCCACGCCCCCATCGAGCAGCTGGTGCGGCAGGGCTCCTTCCGCGGCTTCCCCGCCCTCAGCCAGAAGAACTCGCCCTTCAAGCGGCAGCTGTCCCTGCGGCTGAACGACCTGCCGTCCACCCTGCAGCGCAAGACCGACTTCCAGACCAAGAACCCCG TTCCAGAGATGGACCTGACCGTGTCGGGCGAGGCGGACAGCATCAACGCCCTCTGCTGCCAAATCAACAGCTCTTTCACCAAGCCCTCCGACGACCTTTTCGCTACCGCTAACggcgtcccagcatgcacggCGCCGCCCGccatcccccctccacccccgccccagcaAG CCTCAACCGCGTGGGTGCAGGCGGAGCCAGCGGCTCAGTCCCCGCCCCCCGTGCAGAGCGGGCACAAGCGGACCCCCTCGGAGGCGGAGCGTTGGCTGGAGGAGGTGGCCAAGACTGTGaaggcccagcagcagcagcaggtcctgcctctagccccgcccctcgctcAGCCACTCCCccagctggccccgccccccatacCCACCCTGCCCGCCCCACCGGGGTCCCTGCCCACCTCCATGCAGCCCTTCCCCATGGCGTTCGacgccacccccgcccccgtggGCATGTACGGGCAGCCGCCCCTGCAGCCCGCCTTCGTGCCCATGCAGGCCTACATGCCCGCGCTGGCCAACAGCATGACCTACCCCAACGCCAGCGTTCCCGTGGTGGGCATCACGCCCTCCCAGATGGTGGCCAACGTCTTCTGCACCGCGACCAGCtccagcgggggcggggccaaggcCGGCCCCCtcggaggccccgcccaccacgcCTTCCCCGCCCACTCCGGAGGATTCTCCACGGCCCCCTTCGCCAACCCGCCGGCCGTCAACGGGCTCCCGCCCAACCCCGTCCCCGCCGCCACGGCCAATCAGAACGGCGCCAGCAACGGCGCCGGGTGGCCCGTGGAGGCGGCCCAGcagccggccccgcccaccgacTCCCAGGAGGCCGCTCGGTTTGAGGCCCAGTGGGCGGCCCTGGAGACCAAAACGCCGCCCAAGGCGCCCAACCCCTTTTCCAACGACCTGAAAAAGACCTTTGAGATCGAGCTTTAA